From Thermoflavifilum aggregans, a single genomic window includes:
- the metF gene encoding methylenetetrahydrofolate reductase [NAD(P)H], producing MHVTEHIRKAQKTLISFEILPPLKGKSIESIYQHLDPLMEFKPAYINVTYHRSEFMFKKKPDGSFEKVEIRKRPGTVGICAAIMNHYKVDAVPHLICGGFTKEETENALIDLNFLGIDNVLLLRGDPPKNEAYFEPEPGGHRYAVELIEQVVNMNHGIYLEEDLIDGVKTNFCIGVAGYPEKHYEAPNLETDLYYLKQKIDKGANYVVTQMFFDNQKYYDFVKLCREKGIDVPIIPGLKPITSRKQLSMLPRVFHVDIPTELCTEIMKCKNDKEVEEVGKEWLVQQSRELIKFGVPVLHYYTLGKPEVIKKALAEIL from the coding sequence ATGCACGTTACCGAACATATTCGAAAAGCCCAAAAAACATTGATTTCTTTCGAAATTTTGCCGCCTTTGAAAGGCAAAAGCATTGAATCTATCTATCAGCATCTGGATCCCCTGATGGAATTTAAGCCTGCCTATATCAATGTTACCTATCACCGCAGCGAATTTATGTTTAAAAAAAAGCCGGATGGCTCATTTGAAAAAGTGGAAATCCGCAAACGACCCGGCACCGTAGGCATCTGTGCAGCTATTATGAATCATTACAAGGTAGATGCCGTACCACACCTGATTTGTGGTGGATTCACGAAGGAAGAAACAGAAAATGCCCTGATTGACCTGAACTTTCTGGGCATTGATAATGTGCTGTTGCTGCGGGGTGATCCTCCCAAAAATGAAGCTTATTTTGAACCGGAACCCGGCGGGCACCGCTATGCCGTAGAACTCATCGAGCAGGTGGTAAATATGAACCACGGCATCTATCTGGAAGAAGATCTGATTGATGGAGTCAAAACCAATTTTTGTATCGGCGTAGCCGGCTACCCCGAAAAACATTATGAAGCACCTAATCTGGAAACGGACCTGTACTACCTGAAACAGAAAATTGACAAGGGTGCCAATTATGTGGTCACACAAATGTTTTTTGACAACCAGAAGTATTATGACTTTGTAAAACTTTGCAGGGAGAAGGGAATTGATGTACCGATTATTCCCGGGCTAAAGCCCATTACATCACGCAAACAGCTATCCATGCTTCCTCGCGTGTTTCATGTGGATATCCCCACGGAATTGTGCACAGAAATCATGAAATGTAAAAATGACAAAGAAGTTGAAGAAGTGGGCAAAGAATGGCTGGTGCAACAGTCGCGCGAGTTAATTAAATTCGGTGTTCCCGTGCTGCATTATTACACTTTGGGCAAGCCTGAAGTGATTAAAAAAGCATTGGCAGAAATTCTTTAA
- a CDS encoding porin family protein → MKHANLKHHKVWRCAAPFLIACMTFGWFPSFAQQAAQMNSINQPPATASFGIKVGPNFSSVTTKFSGSKETSNLLTSVSGGVYVNVPLAPEFYLQPALLFEQKGAKKVYGGNSDELFRLNYLTLPVNFTFAPAVGTGQWMVGIGPYFGYGLSGTHSGSFADSLISFSHDPFSGDNGLKRFDAGLNVLIGYQLASGINFGVQSELGLVNLLKNGNSDNSFRNTSFQVTIGYTFR, encoded by the coding sequence ATGAAACACGCAAACCTGAAGCATCACAAAGTATGGAGATGTGCTGCACCTTTCCTGATTGCATGCATGACCTTCGGTTGGTTTCCTTCTTTTGCACAGCAGGCAGCCCAGATGAATTCAATCAATCAACCACCAGCAACAGCGAGCTTTGGCATCAAGGTGGGGCCCAATTTTTCAAGCGTTACCACCAAATTTTCGGGTTCCAAAGAAACCAGCAATCTGCTGACCAGCGTCAGTGGTGGCGTGTATGTGAATGTGCCATTGGCTCCTGAGTTTTATTTGCAACCTGCTTTGTTGTTTGAACAGAAAGGTGCGAAAAAAGTATATGGCGGCAATTCCGACGAGCTATTTCGTTTAAACTATCTGACCCTGCCTGTTAATTTCACCTTTGCACCTGCTGTGGGTACCGGTCAATGGATGGTAGGCATAGGACCTTATTTTGGTTATGGTTTGTCGGGCACACATTCGGGTAGTTTTGCCGATTCGCTGATTAGTTTTTCCCACGATCCGTTTTCCGGTGATAACGGATTAAAACGTTTTGATGCGGGTTTGAATGTGCTGATCGGCTATCAGCTGGCCAGCGGTATTAATTTCGGCGTCCAGAGCGAATTGGGGCTGGTGAATCTGTTGAAAAACGGGAATAGTGATAACAGCTTCCGCAATACCTCATTTCAGGTAACGATTGGTTATACGTTCAGGTAA
- a CDS encoding DUF5106 domain-containing protein, producing the protein MKHMLRHLLLCLLCTGLIADVFAQPHRIRIHIRNLKDTILYLGNYYGSKTYITDSTRIDHQGVAVFAGADLLPPGIYFVLMPDRQHFFEMLMPPHNQQFEITADTAHLDQIVFTHSPDNEAFAAYNQFLSNIHKQLEAKRKTTHDSLQLQQLQEDALKKIKDYRLQWIHDHPESMLATLFRGMMDPEPSPEEQRQGEKMDSLFAYHYLRVHYWDQLSLTDSMWLRTPILEGRLNRYFSQFIPPQPDSINAAADALLEKARPNFPMYKFILWWLTYTFENSPYMGMDAVFVHLVEKYYMPPERTDWLSESIRQKLIQRAYQLSPNLIGETAPNLLLRDTLQRIYQLDTIRAPYLLLVFWDPTCGHCIRQVPRIDSAWRADWQQMGVKMIGILADGTPQQWKDFMHQHHLTGWLHLYDPDNSSHFRQLYDVYETPVTYLLDEHKRIIAKKLDVEGLSAFLHHLRETASASTP; encoded by the coding sequence ATGAAACATATGCTCCGCCACCTGTTGCTCTGCCTGCTTTGTACAGGATTGATTGCCGATGTGTTTGCACAACCCCATCGTATCCGCATCCACATCCGGAACCTGAAGGATACCATTCTTTACCTCGGAAATTATTACGGAAGCAAAACCTACATCACTGATTCCACCCGCATAGATCACCAGGGGGTGGCCGTATTTGCAGGCGCAGATCTGTTGCCTCCCGGGATTTATTTTGTTCTGATGCCCGACCGGCAACATTTTTTTGAAATGCTGATGCCACCGCACAATCAGCAATTTGAGATTACGGCCGATACCGCCCATCTGGATCAGATCGTCTTCACCCATTCACCTGACAACGAAGCCTTTGCAGCCTATAATCAGTTTTTGTCAAACATTCACAAGCAACTTGAAGCAAAACGGAAAACTACCCATGACAGCTTGCAGCTGCAACAATTGCAGGAAGATGCACTGAAAAAAATCAAAGACTACCGGTTACAGTGGATACACGATCATCCCGAAAGTATGCTGGCCACCCTGTTCAGAGGCATGATGGATCCTGAACCTTCACCGGAAGAGCAACGACAGGGAGAAAAGATGGATTCTCTGTTTGCCTATCACTATCTCAGGGTTCATTACTGGGATCAGCTGTCGCTCACCGATAGCATGTGGTTGCGCACACCCATCCTGGAAGGCCGGCTGAACCGGTATTTTTCGCAGTTTATACCTCCCCAGCCCGATTCCATCAATGCAGCCGCCGATGCTTTGCTGGAAAAAGCCCGTCCCAATTTTCCCATGTACAAATTCATTCTCTGGTGGCTTACCTACACGTTTGAGAATTCACCCTACATGGGCATGGATGCGGTTTTCGTGCATCTGGTCGAAAAATATTACATGCCTCCTGAACGAACAGACTGGCTGAGTGAATCCATTCGTCAAAAACTGATTCAGCGTGCTTATCAGCTTTCTCCCAACCTGATCGGCGAAACTGCTCCCAATCTGCTGCTGCGCGATACCCTGCAACGCATTTATCAACTCGATACGATTCGTGCACCTTATCTTCTGCTGGTTTTCTGGGATCCCACCTGCGGTCATTGCATTCGCCAGGTACCACGCATAGACTCTGCCTGGCGGGCAGACTGGCAACAGATGGGTGTGAAGATGATCGGTATCCTTGCTGATGGTACTCCCCAGCAGTGGAAAGATTTTATGCATCAGCATCATCTCACCGGCTGGTTGCATTTGTATGATCCGGACAACAGCAGTCACTTCCGCCAGCTGTATGATGTATATGAGACCCCCGTAACCTACCTGTTGGATGAACATAAAAGGATCATTGCCAAAAAGCTCGACGTAGAGGGACTTTCCGCCTTTCTGCATCATCTCCGCGAAACGGCTTCCGCATCCACTCCATGA
- the rlmD gene encoding 23S rRNA (uracil(1939)-C(5))-methyltransferase RlmD, with amino-acid sequence MSRRNQIIERVSVQDYAAEGRALARLDGKVIFIEGGAVPGDEVDVQLVRDRKDWALARVIRFHTYAPDRVEPFCKHFGVCGGCAWQMLPYQQQLQYKQRQVEQVFQHIGQLRFPAIRPILPADPVIRYRNKAEFTASDRAFLPGQEWQTTAQKGELPPPALGYHVPRRFDRVLHIETCDLVPEPVNRLRNRVHAFVWQQQQKLGYQLFYHIKHHTGWLRGLSVRINKQQKVMANLIFAYEDQQLCQALCEMLLKEIPELSSLYVTLNAKRNDSLHDLQPKLVHGPGYLLERLGNYVFKIGPKSFFQTNSYQAERLYDQVKQLAALSGQETVYDLYCGTGSIGIYVAEGAARVIGIEQILEAVEDAWENVRLNGVSHVHIQAGDVVDVWDEAFIAQHGRPDVVITDPPRAGMHPRLIDRLLRIRPRVLIYVSCNPATQARDLQLLQQAYQIDVVQPVDMFPHTHHIENIVRLSSV; translated from the coding sequence TTGAGCCGAAGAAATCAGATTATTGAACGAGTATCCGTACAGGATTATGCTGCAGAAGGCCGTGCACTTGCCCGTCTGGATGGTAAGGTGATATTCATTGAAGGCGGAGCTGTGCCGGGCGATGAAGTGGATGTGCAACTGGTCAGGGATCGGAAAGATTGGGCGCTGGCGAGGGTGATCCGTTTTCATACCTATGCGCCGGATCGGGTTGAACCCTTTTGCAAGCACTTTGGCGTATGTGGGGGATGTGCTTGGCAAATGTTGCCCTATCAGCAACAGCTGCAATACAAACAACGCCAGGTAGAGCAGGTATTTCAGCACATCGGTCAGCTGCGATTTCCGGCTATTCGGCCTATTCTGCCTGCCGACCCTGTAATCCGGTATCGCAACAAAGCTGAATTTACGGCTTCGGACAGGGCCTTCCTTCCCGGGCAGGAATGGCAGACGACTGCTCAGAAAGGCGAGCTTCCCCCTCCAGCCCTGGGCTACCATGTGCCCCGGCGTTTTGATAGGGTCCTGCATATTGAAACCTGTGATCTGGTGCCCGAGCCTGTTAACCGGCTTCGCAACCGGGTGCATGCATTTGTCTGGCAACAGCAGCAAAAGCTGGGTTATCAATTGTTTTATCATATCAAACATCATACAGGATGGCTGCGCGGCCTTTCCGTGCGCATCAACAAGCAACAGAAGGTAATGGCCAATCTCATCTTCGCGTACGAAGATCAGCAGTTGTGCCAGGCCTTATGTGAGATGCTATTGAAGGAGATCCCTGAACTTTCCTCCCTGTATGTGACGTTAAATGCCAAGCGAAACGATTCCCTCCATGACCTGCAACCCAAGCTTGTGCATGGACCCGGCTATTTGTTGGAACGGCTGGGCAACTACGTGTTTAAAATCGGACCCAAATCCTTTTTTCAGACCAACAGTTACCAGGCTGAACGATTGTATGATCAGGTGAAGCAACTGGCAGCTCTTTCCGGCCAGGAAACGGTGTATGATTTGTACTGCGGTACCGGCTCCATCGGCATTTATGTGGCTGAGGGCGCTGCCCGGGTTATCGGTATTGAACAGATACTGGAAGCTGTGGAGGATGCCTGGGAAAATGTGCGCCTGAATGGGGTTTCCCATGTCCATATACAAGCGGGGGATGTGGTGGATGTCTGGGATGAAGCATTCATTGCCCAACACGGCAGGCCTGATGTAGTTATTACAGATCCTCCCCGTGCCGGCATGCATCCCAGACTCATTGACCGGCTGTTGCGCATCCGGCCGCGGGTATTGATTTATGTAAGCTGCAATCCTGCTACCCAGGCCAGAGATCTGCAACTGTTGCAGCAAGCCTATCAGATTGACGTGGTACAGCCAGTGGATATGTTTCCGCATACCCACCACATTGAAAACATTGTCAGACTGAGCAGTGTATAA
- a CDS encoding rhomboid family intramembrane serine protease, translating into MNGFRPTGFRILPPVIKNLIIINALVFFAQLTLPRVIHVDIDEMFALHYWGSPLFHWYQFITHMFMHGSFEHIFFNMFALWMFGSILENIWGPRRFLSFYLICGIGAAFFYMLTLTWRFHQILQQTGITEEQVQNWWYLYTHHISGTFAMLPDKIQEIWIVPTLGASGAIFGVLVAFGYMFPNSMIYIYFFFPLKAKYFVTIYILIELFLGIQNSAGDNVAHFAHLGGALVGFILMKTWNRNHHTPYDY; encoded by the coding sequence ATGAACGGATTCAGGCCAACCGGATTTCGGATTTTACCTCCTGTGATTAAAAATCTGATTATCATCAATGCCCTTGTATTTTTTGCGCAGCTTACATTGCCCCGGGTCATACATGTGGATATTGATGAGATGTTTGCCCTGCACTACTGGGGCTCGCCGTTGTTTCACTGGTATCAGTTTATCACCCACATGTTCATGCATGGCAGCTTTGAACATATTTTCTTCAACATGTTTGCCTTATGGATGTTTGGCAGCATACTGGAAAATATATGGGGGCCACGCCGTTTTCTGAGTTTTTACCTCATTTGTGGCATCGGAGCTGCATTCTTTTATATGCTTACCCTCACCTGGCGTTTTCATCAGATTTTACAGCAAACGGGCATCACGGAAGAGCAGGTGCAAAACTGGTGGTATCTCTACACCCATCATATCAGCGGTACTTTTGCCATGTTGCCCGATAAAATTCAGGAAATCTGGATTGTACCTACATTGGGCGCATCAGGCGCTATTTTCGGCGTGCTGGTAGCTTTTGGATACATGTTTCCCAACAGCATGATTTACATTTACTTTTTCTTTCCACTTAAAGCAAAATATTTTGTCACGATTTATATCTTAATTGAATTGTTTCTGGGCATTCAGAATTCCGCTGGCGACAATGTGGCTCATTTTGCCCATCTCGGCGGGGCACTGGTAGGTTTTATACTGATGAAAACCTGGAACCGGAACCATCACACGCCCTATGATTACTAA
- a CDS encoding rhomboid family intramembrane serine protease, translated as MKTTMQHQRHTIFLGEDNNIVFKLICINLVVYLLLNFIRVIYFLYGFSYADFYDQIMPWVVLPSSWHGLVTHPWTLLTFMFVHLSFWHILSNMLWFWVFGRLLQDFAGYQKVAPVYLYGGLAGGALFVLSYHIFPIFRPIAEQSTAFGASASVMAIAFAVTLLIPRFRFFPMVAGGIPLWVVTVIFVLVDLASIPHGNAGGHIAHLGGAAFGALFMWQLQRGHDWSTGMQRMFVWVNGWFDPERRQISHRPHKEEKTSAYRTSKFYRSDVPPFKKVSRVSEKKIDEILDKINEQGFHSLTREEREILKRASQEDIQ; from the coding sequence ATGAAAACGACGATGCAGCATCAGCGCCATACGATTTTCCTGGGCGAGGATAACAATATCGTTTTCAAATTGATATGTATCAATCTGGTGGTTTATTTGCTGCTCAACTTCATCCGGGTTATTTATTTCCTGTACGGATTTTCTTATGCAGATTTTTATGATCAGATCATGCCCTGGGTGGTGCTTCCTTCCTCCTGGCATGGATTGGTTACGCATCCCTGGACCTTGCTCACTTTCATGTTTGTGCATCTGAGTTTCTGGCATATTCTCAGCAATATGTTGTGGTTCTGGGTGTTCGGGAGGTTGTTGCAGGATTTTGCCGGTTATCAGAAGGTGGCTCCGGTATATCTGTATGGCGGATTGGCCGGGGGTGCCCTGTTTGTTCTTAGCTATCATATCTTTCCAATATTCAGACCTATTGCTGAACAATCCACTGCTTTCGGTGCCTCGGCAAGCGTCATGGCAATAGCCTTTGCCGTTACTTTGCTGATTCCCAGGTTCCGGTTTTTCCCGATGGTTGCGGGAGGCATTCCTCTGTGGGTGGTTACGGTCATTTTTGTGCTGGTGGATCTGGCAAGTATTCCGCATGGCAATGCAGGTGGACATATTGCGCATTTGGGAGGCGCTGCATTTGGCGCATTGTTTATGTGGCAATTGCAGCGGGGGCACGACTGGTCAACCGGTATGCAACGGATGTTTGTATGGGTGAATGGCTGGTTTGATCCGGAACGCAGGCAGATATCCCATCGCCCACACAAGGAAGAAAAGACATCAGCCTATCGTACGAGTAAATTCTATCGTTCCGATGTACCGCCTTTTAAAAAAGTATCGCGGGTGAGTGAAAAAAAGATTGATGAGATTCTCGATAAGATTAACGAACAAGGCTTTCATTCCCTGACACGGGAAGAAAGGGAAATCCTGAAGAGAGCCAGTCAGGAAGACATTCAGTAG
- a CDS encoding endonuclease/exonuclease/phosphatase family protein, which yields MRFALHKLFPLLFHLLMIGCSGLMLLAAWSPYADPQSWWPLAFLGLTFPLWLLIVIILWIFALLLRSKWLVLPTLALIGSWKAIRVTVALPHLSSPAEDTTSPVIKLMSYNVHDFAPYHNRPDPQAKYGRAMLQLIASQQPDIVCLQEFFTSDHPQLKQKDYKTYISDSLGYPYRYFSSDYNGTRSTSHSGVIIFSRWPICRAAKIPIIQHPRAESLIYADLVIRQDTVRVFTVHLQSIYLNQNDLMQIEEMKQGNDTAWRASRPIWSKLKRAFIRRSEESKRVKQALQQSPYPFLICGDFNDTPVSFTYFTIAKGLQDGFVKCGRGLGATYYSISPTLRIDYILADPNWHFLHFTRIPVHLSDHYPVVAELQLHSSIHP from the coding sequence ATGCGTTTTGCCCTCCACAAATTATTTCCTTTATTGTTTCATCTTTTGATGATTGGTTGCAGTGGTTTGATGTTGCTGGCAGCATGGTCGCCCTATGCAGATCCGCAGTCGTGGTGGCCGTTGGCTTTTCTGGGGCTGACTTTTCCGTTGTGGTTGCTTATTGTAATCATCCTATGGATATTTGCTTTGCTGCTGAGAAGCAAATGGCTTGTATTGCCCACGCTGGCTTTGATTGGAAGCTGGAAGGCTATACGGGTAACGGTAGCATTGCCGCATCTGTCATCACCAGCTGAAGATACCACCAGCCCTGTCATCAAACTGATGAGTTACAATGTACATGATTTCGCTCCTTATCACAATCGCCCTGATCCGCAGGCAAAATACGGCCGCGCCATGCTGCAATTGATTGCCAGCCAGCAACCGGATATAGTTTGCCTGCAGGAGTTTTTTACCAGCGACCATCCGCAGCTAAAGCAAAAAGATTACAAAACATATATCTCCGATAGCCTGGGCTATCCGTATCGTTATTTCAGCAGTGATTACAACGGGACACGCAGCACCAGCCATTCAGGCGTCATCATCTTTTCCCGATGGCCTATCTGCCGGGCGGCCAAGATTCCCATCATTCAGCATCCGCGTGCGGAAAGCCTGATTTATGCTGACCTGGTTATCAGGCAGGACACGGTGCGTGTATTTACCGTGCACTTGCAATCCATTTATCTGAATCAAAATGATTTGATGCAGATTGAAGAGATGAAACAGGGCAATGATACCGCGTGGCGGGCATCAAGGCCTATCTGGAGTAAACTGAAACGTGCATTCATACGGCGCAGTGAAGAGAGCAAACGCGTTAAACAGGCATTGCAACAATCGCCTTACCCCTTTCTGATCTGCGGTGATTTTAATGATACGCCTGTATCATTTACCTATTTCACAATTGCAAAAGGATTGCAGGATGGCTTTGTGAAATGCGGGCGGGGATTAGGTGCTACCTACTACAGCATTTCGCCTACCTTGCGCATTGACTATATCCTGGCTGATCCGAACTGGCATTTTCTGCATTTCACGCGGATACCGGTGCATCTTTCTGACCATTATCCTGTTGTGGCCGAATTGCAACTTCATTCTTCCATTCATCCATAA
- a CDS encoding endonuclease/exonuclease/phosphatase family protein: protein MFYSSFRNLLLGAATLLIWLLYMLGVAATYLPSPVPWWINLAGLAFPYLFFGMLILVMVWIPIRWKMALISAVLLFSGWKGVVHTWAWHRRNKPVRGENGFTIMSFNVNNFKSTASAWPHWRDDFDRILYFHNADIICLQEFATVDLYLQNEKNNVLHYTTLLQKPHAYFTNDFQWTTPYGYTWYFGNMILSKFPFADTGKMFLDSSRHTTLAYADLVIGTDTIRLMTTHLQSFGLGEEEMQGIKDSDPKSSGQALRKLRKGFQLHEYQALAIARAIRQSPYPVILCGDLNTTPVSGAYFTISRHLQDAFLARGAGLGRTYSRYAPTLRIDYIFADPRLEVKGFEVLKLPASDHYPVLAGIDRKSGGS, encoded by the coding sequence ATGTTCTATTCCTCTTTCAGAAATCTGTTGTTAGGTGCAGCCACGCTGTTGATATGGCTATTGTACATGCTAGGCGTAGCAGCCACCTATCTGCCTTCGCCCGTTCCCTGGTGGATAAATCTGGCAGGGCTTGCATTTCCCTATCTCTTTTTTGGTATGCTGATCCTGGTTATGGTATGGATACCCATTCGTTGGAAGATGGCATTGATAAGTGCTGTATTGCTGTTCAGCGGCTGGAAGGGAGTGGTGCATACCTGGGCATGGCACAGGCGCAACAAGCCTGTAAGAGGGGAGAATGGTTTTACAATCATGAGTTTCAATGTCAACAATTTCAAGTCAACAGCCAGTGCCTGGCCGCACTGGCGCGATGATTTTGACCGGATCCTGTATTTTCACAATGCAGATATCATTTGCCTGCAAGAGTTTGCAACGGTAGATTTATACCTGCAAAACGAGAAAAACAACGTCCTGCATTATACCACACTTCTGCAGAAGCCTCATGCTTATTTCACCAACGACTTTCAATGGACCACACCCTATGGATACACCTGGTATTTCGGAAACATGATTTTGTCAAAATTCCCCTTTGCCGATACCGGTAAAATGTTCCTAGACAGCAGCCGGCATACGACCCTAGCCTATGCCGACCTGGTGATCGGAACAGATACCATTCGGCTCATGACCACGCATCTGCAATCATTTGGGTTGGGAGAAGAGGAAATGCAGGGCATCAAAGATTCAGATCCCAAAAGCTCAGGGCAGGCGCTGAGGAAACTCAGAAAAGGATTTCAGTTACACGAATATCAGGCGCTGGCCATAGCCCGTGCCATCCGCCAAAGTCCCTATCCGGTGATTCTTTGTGGCGATCTCAATACCACACCGGTTTCAGGGGCTTATTTTACGATAAGCCGGCACTTGCAGGATGCTTTTCTGGCAAGGGGTGCCGGGCTGGGGCGAACCTATTCCCGATACGCGCCCACTTTGCGTATTGATTATATATTCGCAGATCCCCGATTGGAGGTCAAAGGCTTTGAGGTGCTGAAGCTTCCCGCATCAGATCATTATCCCGTTCTAGCAGGTATTGATCGCAAATCCGGCGGATCGTAG
- the cysS gene encoding cysteine--tRNA ligase — MSELLIYNSLTRQKEIFRPLHPPYVGLYVCGPTVSGESHLGHARPYITFDVVYRYLRHLGYQVRYVRNITDAGHFEEEGREAEDKIAKGATLEKLEPMELVQKYTRLFHWGMQQFNCLDPNIEPTATGHIIEQISMIEDILAKGYAYVVNGSVYFDVVKYAAHYPYGQLSGRVLDELLTTTRELEGQEEKRNKADFALWKKAPPQHIMRWKSPWGEGFPGWHIECSAMSTKYLGHPFDIHGGGMDLLFPHHECEIAQSTIAYGEPPVRYWMHNNMITINGRKMGKSYNNVIKLTELFSGQHPLLEQPYHPMVVRFYILQTHYRSTLDFSNEALQAAERGLQRLWEAFDILQRMAAILPDGKNQEPTADTVTPDSTEGKIQRLCKDCREAMDDDFNTARVLADLFELVPIINAAGHHQLGEQLSPATIHLLQRTFSLYVTEILGLQPIKKQDSRLVEALLELLIDIRREARLRKDFATSDRIRQQLQRIGIQLKDEKDGSVTYSFQ, encoded by the coding sequence ATGTCAGAACTTTTGATCTACAATTCCTTAACCCGCCAGAAAGAAATATTCAGACCCCTGCATCCGCCCTATGTAGGCTTGTACGTCTGTGGTCCAACGGTTTCGGGAGAATCGCATCTGGGGCATGCCCGCCCTTACATCACCTTCGATGTGGTGTATCGTTATTTGCGGCATCTCGGCTATCAGGTGCGCTATGTACGCAATATCACCGATGCTGGCCATTTTGAAGAAGAAGGCCGGGAAGCTGAAGATAAGATAGCCAAAGGAGCTACGCTGGAGAAACTGGAGCCCATGGAGCTGGTGCAGAAATACACCCGGCTTTTTCACTGGGGCATGCAGCAGTTCAACTGCCTGGATCCCAACATAGAACCTACCGCTACCGGGCATATCATTGAGCAGATCAGCATGATTGAGGATATCCTGGCCAAAGGCTATGCCTATGTCGTAAATGGCTCGGTTTATTTTGACGTGGTGAAATATGCGGCGCATTATCCGTACGGTCAGCTCAGTGGCCGGGTGCTGGATGAGCTGCTGACTACCACGCGGGAACTGGAAGGGCAGGAAGAAAAACGGAACAAAGCTGATTTTGCTCTTTGGAAAAAAGCACCTCCGCAACATATCATGCGCTGGAAAAGCCCATGGGGAGAAGGTTTTCCGGGATGGCACATTGAATGTTCGGCTATGAGCACCAAATACCTGGGTCATCCATTCGATATCCATGGCGGTGGCATGGATCTGCTGTTTCCCCATCATGAATGCGAAATTGCCCAGTCAACTATTGCCTATGGCGAGCCACCCGTGCGCTATTGGATGCACAACAACATGATCACTATCAACGGGCGGAAAATGGGCAAAAGCTACAACAATGTCATCAAGCTCACCGAATTGTTCAGCGGGCAGCATCCCCTGCTGGAACAACCCTATCACCCCATGGTGGTTCGGTTTTATATTTTGCAAACCCATTACCGCAGTACACTCGACTTTTCCAATGAAGCCCTGCAGGCAGCTGAAAGAGGGTTGCAACGGCTTTGGGAAGCCTTCGATATCCTGCAGAGGATGGCAGCCATCTTGCCTGATGGGAAAAATCAGGAACCCACAGCCGATACCGTGACTCCAGATAGTACGGAGGGCAAGATACAAAGGCTGTGTAAGGATTGCCGTGAGGCCATGGATGATGATTTCAACACGGCTCGGGTTCTGGCTGATTTATTTGAGCTGGTGCCCATCATCAATGCGGCAGGCCACCATCAGCTGGGTGAACAGCTCAGTCCGGCCACCATTCACTTGCTGCAACGCACTTTTTCCTTGTATGTGACTGAAATTTTGGGTTTACAACCCATTAAAAAACAGGATAGTCGTTTGGTTGAGGCATTGCTGGAATTGCTGATTGACATCAGGCGGGAGGCCCGGTTGCGGAAGGACTTTGCGACTTCTGACCGCATTCGCCAGCAGCTGCAGCGTATTGGTATCCAGCTCAAAGATGAAAAAGATGGATCGGTAACTTATTCTTTTCAATGA